One window of the Rosa rugosa chromosome 3, drRosRugo1.1, whole genome shotgun sequence genome contains the following:
- the LOC133735857 gene encoding uncharacterized protein LOC133735857 isoform X2, with product MTPDSRKVGTGMAASPSPFLTPRPEKRRGTLDWNSNHKDKDKEVNVQVVLRCRVYHMKCFRISKQPLLLPHQLIQNSYFCKNQLGKTKFLMLKLVQQARGDVVPRLLKVQKSSFNRRFKSHVMQLEALLRGVAPMLTAIG from the exons ATGACGCCTGATTCTAGGAAAGTTGGGACGGGGATGGCAGCATCCCCATCTCCTTTTCTCACGCCTCGGCCCGAAAAGCGGCGTGGTACTCTTGATTGGAATTCGAATCACAAGGATAAGGATAAGGAAGTTAATGTGCAAGTTGTGCTCAGATGCAG AGTCTATCATATGAAGTGTTTTCGTATTTCAAAACAACCATTACTTCTTCCTCACCAGCTCATCCAGAATTCATATTTCTGCAAGAACCAG TTGGGGAAAACAAAATTCTTGATGCTAAAACTGGTTCAGCAAGCAAGAGGCGACGTAGTACCAAGACTGTTAAAAGTGCAGAAATCATCATTTAACAG GAGGTTCAAAAGTCATGTTATGCAGCTTGAAGCCCTATTGAGAGGAGTGGCGCCAATGTTGACAGCAATAG GTTGA
- the LOC133735857 gene encoding uncharacterized protein LOC133735857 isoform X1 produces the protein MTPDSRKVGTGMAASPSPFLTPRPEKRRGTLDWNSNHKDKDKEVNVQVVLRCRVYHMKCFRISKQPLLLPHQLIQNSYFCKNQLGKTKFLMLKLVQQARGDVVPRLLKVQKSSFNSGIACRRFKSHVMQLEALLRGVAPMLTAIG, from the exons ATGACGCCTGATTCTAGGAAAGTTGGGACGGGGATGGCAGCATCCCCATCTCCTTTTCTCACGCCTCGGCCCGAAAAGCGGCGTGGTACTCTTGATTGGAATTCGAATCACAAGGATAAGGATAAGGAAGTTAATGTGCAAGTTGTGCTCAGATGCAG AGTCTATCATATGAAGTGTTTTCGTATTTCAAAACAACCATTACTTCTTCCTCACCAGCTCATCCAGAATTCATATTTCTGCAAGAACCAG TTGGGGAAAACAAAATTCTTGATGCTAAAACTGGTTCAGCAAGCAAGAGGCGACGTAGTACCAAGACTGTTAAAAGTGCAGAAATCATCATTTAACAG TGGTATAGCGTGCAGGAGGTTCAAAAGTCATGTTATGCAGCTTGAAGCCCTATTGAGAGGAGTGGCGCCAATGTTGACAGCAATAG GTTGA
- the LOC133735857 gene encoding uncharacterized protein LOC133735857 isoform X3, with product MTPDSRKVGTGMAASPSPFLTPRPEKRRGTLDWNSNHKDKDKEVNVQVVLRCRVYHMKCFRISKQPLLLPHQLIQNSYFCKNQLGKTKFLMLKLVQQARGDVVPRLLKVQKSSFNRVCAAVNNIL from the exons ATGACGCCTGATTCTAGGAAAGTTGGGACGGGGATGGCAGCATCCCCATCTCCTTTTCTCACGCCTCGGCCCGAAAAGCGGCGTGGTACTCTTGATTGGAATTCGAATCACAAGGATAAGGATAAGGAAGTTAATGTGCAAGTTGTGCTCAGATGCAG AGTCTATCATATGAAGTGTTTTCGTATTTCAAAACAACCATTACTTCTTCCTCACCAGCTCATCCAGAATTCATATTTCTGCAAGAACCAG TTGGGGAAAACAAAATTCTTGATGCTAAAACTGGTTCAGCAAGCAAGAGGCGACGTAGTACCAAGACTGTTAAAAGTGCAGAAATCATCATTTAACAG GGTCTGTGCTGCTGTGAATAATATTCTTTAG